In one window of Halomarina pelagica DNA:
- the mtnP gene encoding S-methyl-5'-thioadenosine phosphorylase, translating to MTVGFIGGSGIYEALDLTDVREEEIETPYGDPSAPVTIGDLDGTEVAFLPRHGRHHQYDPTDVPYRANVYALKAVGVERILASNAVGSLREDLPPETLVVPDQLFDRTRHRPYTFFDGEMVVHMGFADPYCPHMVEHLARCGRETTDGIVEGGTYVCIEGPQYSTRAESEFFRDQGWDVIGMTAVPEAKLAREAELCYATVTGVTDYDVWRRDGEVTLEEVLENAAANEAAIKEVVERAIETLPDDRECDCGRALAGTINTPSEHVPEETKSRVDLLAGEYL from the coding sequence ATGACGGTCGGATTCATCGGCGGAAGCGGCATCTACGAGGCGCTCGACCTGACCGACGTCCGCGAGGAGGAGATCGAGACGCCCTACGGCGATCCCAGCGCCCCGGTCACGATCGGGGACCTCGACGGGACGGAGGTGGCGTTCCTCCCCCGACACGGCCGCCACCACCAGTACGACCCGACGGACGTGCCCTACCGGGCGAACGTCTACGCGCTCAAGGCGGTGGGCGTGGAGCGGATCCTGGCGAGCAACGCCGTCGGGAGCCTCCGCGAGGATCTCCCGCCGGAGACGCTCGTGGTCCCGGATCAGCTCTTCGACCGGACGCGCCACCGCCCCTACACCTTCTTCGACGGCGAGATGGTCGTCCACATGGGCTTCGCTGACCCCTACTGCCCCCACATGGTCGAACACCTCGCACGGTGCGGGCGCGAGACGACCGACGGGATCGTCGAGGGCGGCACCTACGTCTGCATCGAGGGGCCGCAATACTCGACCCGCGCGGAGAGCGAGTTCTTCCGCGACCAGGGGTGGGACGTGATCGGCATGACCGCCGTCCCCGAGGCGAAGCTCGCCCGCGAGGCGGAACTGTGCTACGCCACGGTGACGGGCGTCACGGACTACGACGTCTGGAGGCGCGACGGCGAGGTCACCCTGGAGGAGGTGCTCGAGAACGCCGCCGCCAACGAGGCCGCGATCAAGGAGGTCGTCGAGCGGGCGATCGAGACGCTGCCCGACGACCGCGAGTGCGACTGCGGGCGCGCCCTGGCGGGGACGATCAACACCCCCAGCGAGCACGTCCCCGAGGAGACGAAATCGCGGGTGGACCTCCTCGCCGGCGAGTACCTCTGA